The genomic DNA TTCCTTTACGCACACCACAGTTCTTCACATCTTATCAATAGTCAGTCCTCCATAGTGGAGAGAATCTTGATATGGTCAAGGTCAatcttttgaaaattcaaatacaaaatggtttaaaatgtcttttcagcattttgttattataaaaggAACGACTCATTAtacttttcctcctctgaaactACTGCATTATTCGAGAATATAGTTTTAATTCTAATTCAAAACTGTATGACACCAATTTAAACAGtctaatttcttttctacttctgtagCTTGTTAGTCACTCTTAGGAAGTGATTATCAAAAAAgattcacatttttatatattatttcataaccATTTCCACTAGAGCATACTTCATTTCAATAGTAGGATAGCATGAATCCAGGAATATCTCATTTTCTTGAAGGCAGCAGTGAAAAGGTTAATTCACAGCTGCATTTATGAGTTTTATTTATACGTGACCTGTGGTAAAAGATTTATCTGTcaattattaaactttttatcaAGTGTCAAGAATTCATACTAGTATAAGATAAATTAATGCAGATATAAAAGTAGTTTTTAAGTAaggtttgaaattaaaaatagggcaGTACGTTAAAAATCTGAGTTAATACTTGAAACTACCagatggaacagaaaagaaggggattggaagagagagagaggagaaatgaagagaagaggaggggagggaggggagaaagagaagagaaggggagagggattGAGATTGATTTTGAGATCGGTCAAGCATCACATCCCCCATTTTTTTGCATTCTggcataataatatttaaaagatcgGACAACCAGAACACTGATCCGTTTCCCCTTACTTTAAAGACCCAagtgatacatatatattttttaattctttctgggTACaccaagaaaatttaaaagccGTGCGGGAGGGTGCGAACTGAGAGCATTCTTCAAACAAACGCgaccttttctgtttcttgtacTCCTTTTCTCAACCCAGCCAGAAAACCCAGACAAgtttatttacacacacacccGCACCCGCACACACACGCAGGGAGAGTGGCGGAAACGccctcttcccatcccttccGAACAATTATCTCCGCGAGCAGAAGAAAATCACCAGCGGCCCTGGGTGCCGGGCGCGGGGAGGGCGGGCGGCGGGCGGCGGGGAGACGAGCATTTGTGCAGGGGAGCGGGCCCGCGTGCGCCTCTTGCTCCCCGTGTAATTCGCAGCCAATCATCAGTAGGTGTCCACGGCCCCGCGTCCTCCTCACCTCGGCGCCAATCACCCCCCCGNCaccatctcctcctccttctctctgcaacaagaaaaaaaaagccatttacaggtattttttttttgatccgCATATTTATTTATCCCCCCCCCAACAGTTTGTTTACAAGTATTAAAGTTGTAATTGGGAGCCGCCAAGACACATCtggatttgtgtttctttgtgttaGGGGGTGATGTGCAACTAATTAAAGGCAGACTAGCAGCGTCTGCAAATTCTAAGGCTCCCCAAATAAAAAGAGACTGGTAAGtgattgttctttctctttctctggctttttttctcttaaatgtttGCTGTCCGTTGGGATTGTAAAAGTAGATTATTAATGCTGGACTCCAGCAATAAAAGGCGTCGctgtattaatttattaattaatctgCACCCGCCCCTCCTCCTGAATGTTGAATATGACCTTTGATCTCTATGTCTCTGGTAGACCAGACATACAATATTAGGCATGTACAGTCACATTGTTTAAAGGCAAAACAGGATCATGAAGTGTGCTTGTCTAATTTAGCTTTGGAATAGGACTGtagttatttgtgtgtgttttattttgttttttaaagaaaatccaaacAATAGCTGTGGCTTAGGTACCTTTTTCATGCTCCAGAGATGCATTGATTAAACAATAATGACCTGGATACTGGGCACAATCATTTTCTACAGTTTCTGGTGGCATTAAACcttgagggaggaagggggaggtgaTGGCCATAAGAAAAGCCAGGAAAGCTTCTGTTTGCAAACAGCACTCTAATACTCTGGAAAAGGgacattaaattatttctttatttggaacAAGGTCAAAAGactaaaatactgaattttttccCTCCACTCAATGTGATGGCTAATGCATGGTTGGCATAACTAGTTTTTACTGAGTAGCAGTTATTATGGTCTTGCAGTTACAATGTGATTCGCAGAAACTGAAGCTATATGCATATTCTTGCTGTGTTTTCCCCTACCCCCTTCCAAGCATCAAGAATATTTAGCCAGGAGCATTTTGGGGGCACCCTTTGTATTGCCATCAGACCTCTGAAGGGAGCAGTTTTCCCTAATGCGAAACCACAGAGGTGGTTCCTGAGTGATTAGGGACTTGCTGTGATTGAAAGATGCCTGCTAGCTTCTAATCCAGCCTGGGGTGAGGTTCCTTATCTTGACTTACTTTGCCTAATAGGGATTTGTTTACGTAAACCCCTCTTTTTAGGGCACCTCATCAGCAGGTCTTGAAGTTTTTGCACTTGGAGTTTGGGCATAAATGGTTCATTAATCTAATTATAAGCATAATTACTATAATTGATATCCATTTCGAACTGAATATTTGAGACTGAGACTACTGGGCCCCCATTTAGAATTCCCTGAACTCCACATTCCAGACCAATATGTGGGCTTCAAAAGAtgacacaaaaagaaattctgcccccccccaaaaatctggaaacaaagaAACTGGTTTTTTCAGGTTAATATACACTTTATGTCTTTGCGTTACTTCTTAAAAGGCTGAGATGTACCTCCTCCTCTGTGATAAACAACTAAAATACCTCTTCCTAAAGCATAATAATGGCCTGTAAGCAAAGGGATGAATGCAAATACCCAGCTAACATtaaactttccttttaaaaagagcaaaaaaggaaATCTTCCTAATGGTTATTTCTTCAGGTAAACAACACCTTAAGGgatctcccttcctccccccatctTTTACTCAATGTAAAAACCAGTGACTGTGagagagccttaaaaaaaaaaaaaaaaaaaagtcccatgcTTTCCCCTTGTCTTGGGAAGAGACAGGAGTCTCCATTAGGAATTATTGGGAATATTCTTACAGAGGCTGCAGGCACTTGGTTTAAAACCGGTGAcattgtttgtattatttttaaaaatttgtatctagtccatctttcttttctttctttctttctttcttttaaacaagTAGAACACCACCCTCTTACCCCCACCAAGCCCCACCACCAAATGGCTTGTACAATTGAGACCTGTCCTTGGTCCATTGAATTAAGACCCTAACAGAGCCAGCTGTGCTGGGATTCAAACTAATGACcgcagacacagaaggacactgtGGCAGCTGGTAGTTCTTTTTTCCCTGCCTCTTTAGTTCAGATTGTATGTGGGCAGTCTCTTAGCTCTCAGTTGTATTGTGTTTGCTTACAGTTTATACTCGGATGTATTGTAGACTTTCTCAGTACTTCATTTGCTAATTTCCTGTTCATTTTCCTCATAGGGCCATTGCTGTTTTCTACTTTACAGCATTTGCATGCCCAGGCAGCACTTGTTCGCACATTTCATAATGTTTAAATGCCCTCTGCTTATAGGTAGTATCGCCCTCCCACCCCTGATTTGCATGTCTTTAGCACTCCAATTGCCCTTTTCCCTCGGCATTTGTCACCCCCGTCTTTCCTCTTTCCCCGGGTATCCTGGCTATTAATACATTTTCTCTGGAGGGTTATGAGAATAGGGGGGAGGAGCTGTGGTgtgctgtggggagggagggagtgggctGGGAGCGTGGGGGTGGGTGGTCTTTCCTCGTGCAGCTCGTTGGAAtgactttctttattttagttgtAACAGTTGGAGGATAATGGTAAGGAAGAAGCCTGGGAATTCACCGTCTGTGGAAATGCGCCCCGGAGAGGAGTAAAGCAGTCCTCACCTTGCTCTCCCCATCCGGACCCACTTCCCCTTCCCGCCTCggcccccaccccaacaccaccatcaccacccccNNNNNNNNNNNNNNNNNNNNNNNNNNNNNNNNNNNNNNNNNNNNNNNNNNNNNNNNNNNNNNNNNNNNNNNNNNNNNNNNNNNNNNNNNNNNNNNNNNNNNNNNNNNNNNNNNNNNNNNNNNNNNNNNNNNNNNNNNNNNNNNNNNNNNNNNNNNNNNNNNNNNNNNNNNNNNNNNNNNNNNNNNNNNNNNNNNNNNNNNNNNNNNNNNNNNNNNNNNNNNNNNNNNNNNNNNNNNNNNNNNNNNNNNNNNNNNNNNNcgggggcggcggcgggggcggcaGGAAATCCTCctccgccgccgcctcctcctccgcctcctcctcgGCAGTGCTCCCCGccggcgggggcggcggcggcggcaggaCCAGCATGCACCACCGAAACGACTCCCAGAGGCTGGGGAAAGCTGGCTGCCCGCCAGAgccgtcgttgcaaatggcaaatacTAATTTCCTCTCCACCTTATCCCCTGAACACTGCAGACCTTTGGCGGGGGAATGCATGAACAAGCTCAAATGCGGCGCTGCCGAAGCAGAGATAATGAATCTCCCCGAGCGCGTGGGGACTTTTTCCGCCATCCCGGCTTTAGGGGGCATCTCATTACCTCCAGGGGTCATCGTCATGACAGCCCTTCACTCCCCCGCAGCAGCCTCAGCAGCCGTCACAGACAGTGCGTTTCAAATTGCCAACCTGGCGGACTGCCCGCAGAATCATTCCTCCTCGTCGTCGTCGTCCTCAGGGGGAGCTAGCGGAGCCAACCCGGCCAAGAAGAAGAGGAAACGGTGCGGGGTCTGCGTGCCCTGCAAGAGGCTTATCAACTGCGGCGTCTGCAGCAGTTGCAGGAACCGCAAAACGGGACACCAGATCTGCAAATTCAGAAAATGTGAAGAGCTAAAGAAAAAACCTGGCACTTCGCTAGAGGTCAGAGGAGATGATTTCTTGTTTCCCagtctccccccctccctcctcactcccctctcttctccccttcaggGCTTCTTGTCTGGCTTGAAGATGCAGTACCCCTTTCCTGAAGCTTCGTTCAGGCTGTAAGATACAGTTGCAGGTGGTCGCGGGGGCAcggcctctcccccaccctccccagctgcACTCCGCGTGGAACTGGCCTCCAGATGGGGGGTGCGCCCCTCCTTTTTATCTGCGGTGGTAAACTAATGTAATtggtttaaaaaatcagaagtttcACATTCAGTATGCTCAGAAATGCCCCTTGGCGGTTTAATATGCCCCCTCCCTCTTAGTAGTAGTTTTAAAAGCATCTCTGCCCAAAGATTGCACACATcacattttatatactttcattGGCTAAGAGAGGCTTATCAGTGGCCAGCTTATAACAGTGAGGACACCATTTGTGGCACACAAGCCTAGGTttccattaaaacacacacacacagagtaatcTTTGAGGCTGAAATAACATGGATTCAGAAGGGTGTTTTACCCCCCTTCtggaataatttttctcttcaccatgataaaaatgtttctgtttcccATTTTCCACATATCTGGTATTTTTTGAGAAAGCAGGAATAATATAGAAAGCTGAACACCACCTGCAATTTTTAAGGGGATGTGTCTTAGAATCAAGGGACAAAATTAGTTCATTTCTGGCAGGTGATGGTCATTTCATTGAGGAATTTTTTACATAGTCTCACAAATGGTTACTAAAATTTGGTTACCAAAGAATATTTCCTTTGAGCTCTGCATTTGACAAAGTAACCATTTTGTGGTCACAAAATTGTTGTATAAACCAAGCGCAATTTTGATTGATACCCTTCATGGTCAGTAATAGTTTCTTTTCCCTATATGTCCTGAAATCAGACAATGTACTGATTGTCACTAAAGTAATTGTTAAGTTAGGCTTTTAAT from Ailuropoda melanoleuca isolate Jingjing chromosome 11, ASM200744v2, whole genome shotgun sequence includes the following:
- the CXXC4 gene encoding CXXC-type zinc finger protein 4 isoform X2 gives rise to the protein MHHRNDSQRLGKAGCPPEPSLQMANTNFLSTLSPEHCRPLAGECMNKLKCGAAEAEIMNLPERVGTFSAIPALGGISLPPGVIVMTALHSPAAASAAVTDSAFQIANLADCPQNHSSSSSSSSGGASGANPAKKKRKRCGVCVPCKRLINCGVCSSCRNRKTGHQICKFRKCEELKKKPGTSLERTPVPSAEAFRWFF
- the CXXC4 gene encoding CXXC-type zinc finger protein 4 isoform X4; the protein is MHHRNDSQRLGKAGCPPEPSLQMANTNFLSTLSPEHCRPLAGECMNKLKCGAAEAEIMNLPERVGTFSAIPALGGISLPPGVIVMTALHSPAAASAAVTDSAFQIANLADCPQNHSSSSSSSSGGASGANPAKKKRKRCGVCVPCKRLINCGVCSSCRNRKTGHQICKFRKCEELKKKPGTSLEG
- the CXXC4 gene encoding CXXC-type zinc finger protein 4 isoform X1 — encoded protein: MHHRNDSQRLGKAGCPPEPSLQMANTNFLSTLSPEHCRPLAGECMNKLKCGAAEAEIMNLPERVGTFSAIPALGGISLPPGVIVMTALHSPAAASAAVTDSAFQIANLADCPQNHSSSSSSSSGGASGANPAKKKRKRCGVCVPCKRLINCGVCSSCRNRKTGHQICKFRKCEELKKKPGTSLEGFLSGLKMQYPFPEASFRL
- the CXXC4 gene encoding CXXC-type zinc finger protein 4 isoform X3, whose protein sequence is MHHRNDSQRLGKAGCPPEPSLQMANTNFLSTLSPEHCRPLAGECMNKLKCGAAEAEIMNLPERVGTFSAIPALGGISLPPGVIVMTALHSPAAASAAVTDSAFQIANLADCPQNHSSSSSSSSGGASGANPAKKKRKRCGVCVPCKRLINCGVCSSCRNRKTGHQICKFRKCEELKKKPGTSLEILSFSYT